The following are encoded together in the Candidatus Liberimonas magnetica genome:
- a CDS encoding 4Fe-4S binding protein yields the protein MCEFCQKHGEGKKWYLNIKNYSHDLLSDIRRKEFIHTFYHKVIGRGHNELTKLEKLFNGKKAPKFLASRFIKKNKDIHYGQVIPLEDVRSIFEMSSSISRIACGCRWASKKKEERCCFGITLNPALWYEEFDMDYFGSPDLSKHESMTVEQAMETVSRYDAQGLIHSVWTFMTPFIGGICNCGLEDCLAMRSTHGLGLSSLFRSEYIAQVDQLKCIGCLKCEKLCPVKAIDHIALENKCKVDKTKCFGCGVCRAMCPASSISLIDRSSDPVSANLW from the coding sequence ATGTGTGAATTCTGCCAGAAACACGGGGAAGGAAAAAAGTGGTACCTGAATATAAAAAATTATTCCCATGACCTGTTGAGCGATATAAGAAGAAAAGAGTTCATACATACATTTTATCATAAGGTTATAGGCCGGGGGCATAACGAATTAACTAAATTAGAAAAGCTTTTTAACGGAAAAAAAGCTCCTAAGTTTTTGGCAAGCCGTTTCATCAAGAAAAACAAAGACATCCATTACGGCCAGGTTATACCTCTTGAAGACGTACGCTCCATATTTGAAATGAGCTCAAGCATTTCGCGGATAGCCTGCGGCTGCCGCTGGGCCTCAAAGAAAAAAGAAGAACGCTGCTGTTTTGGCATAACTCTTAACCCGGCACTCTGGTATGAAGAGTTTGACATGGATTATTTCGGAAGCCCTGACCTGTCAAAACATGAATCTATGACAGTTGAACAGGCTATGGAAACGGTATCAAGGTATGACGCTCAGGGGCTGATCCACTCTGTATGGACATTTATGACGCCGTTTATCGGCGGGATATGTAATTGCGGCCTGGAAGATTGCCTTGCGATGCGCTCTACACACGGGCTTGGATTGTCGTCGCTTTTCCGTTCAGAATATATCGCTCAGGTCGATCAGTTAAAATGCATTGGATGCCTGAAGTGCGAAAAACTATGCCCTGTAAAAGCCATAGATCATATAGCGTTAGAAAATAAATGTAAGGTCGATAAAACAAAGTGTTTTGGCTGCGGCGTATGCCGGGCAATGTGCCCTGCCTCTTCGATTTCGCTTATTGACCGTTCAAGCGATCCCGTCAGCGCAAATCTATGGTGA
- a CDS encoding tryptophan-rich sensory protein, whose protein sequence is MQKTFRLIGCILIAQMAGLIGSLYTTDAISSWYETLNKPSFNPPNWVFGPVWTILFTLMGIALFIIWEKEVQNIWQKRRAILVFFIQLCLNTLWSIVFFGMHSFAGAMIVIVLLWISILLNIISFYKISKYSGALLIPYILWVSFALVLNGAFVFLNK, encoded by the coding sequence ATGCAAAAAACATTTAGACTTATTGGGTGTATCCTTATAGCACAGATGGCGGGGTTAATAGGAAGCTTGTATACAACCGATGCCATATCCAGCTGGTATGAGACTCTTAATAAGCCATCTTTTAACCCGCCTAACTGGGTTTTTGGGCCGGTATGGACAATACTTTTTACGCTCATGGGGATAGCTCTTTTTATTATCTGGGAAAAAGAGGTTCAAAATATCTGGCAAAAAAGAAGGGCTATTCTTGTATTTTTTATTCAACTTTGTTTAAATACATTATGGTCCATAGTGTTTTTCGGCATGCACTCATTTGCAGGTGCGATGATCGTAATAGTTTTGCTTTGGATCTCGATTTTGCTTAATATTATTTCTTTTTATAAAATATCCAAGTATTCAGGGGCACTTCTTATTCCTTACATCCTTTGGGTAAGTTTTGCCTTAGTCCTGAATGGAGCGTTTGTATTCCTGAATAAATAA
- a CDS encoding DUF2007 domain-containing protein codes for MYCPKCRTEYIDEIKKCDECGADLVNELPQEDEIQFENMVEVFTTNNSIEANFIKSLLGSNSIECTIINEHLVSINIFLSNAIPIKVAVDKKHEARAKEVITQYYKDMQDKK; via the coding sequence ATGTACTGTCCAAAATGCAGAACCGAGTATATCGATGAAATAAAGAAGTGCGATGAGTGCGGAGCTGACCTTGTTAATGAACTGCCTCAGGAAGACGAAATACAATTTGAAAACATGGTTGAGGTTTTTACTACTAACAATTCGATTGAAGCTAATTTTATAAAATCGCTTCTCGGTTCAAACAGTATTGAATGTACTATAATAAACGAACATCTTGTTTCAATAAACATATTTTTAAGCAATGCCATACCAATAAAGGTAGCGGTTGATAAAAAACATGAAGCCAGGGCAAAAGAAGTAATAACGCAGTATTACAAGGATATGCAGGACAAAAAATAG
- a CDS encoding DNA mismatch repair protein MutS: MSKLQLELTKIYKRGGDIEAELNAIIAAAQEKRINIVEIIPGKYNEDLRRRILRFLLKPEVKNLYQRIEKNLKNTDRIYLHFRHKNPKAYH, encoded by the coding sequence ATGTCTAAACTTCAATTAGAATTAACTAAGATTTACAAGCGTGGTGGGGACATAGAAGCAGAGCTTAATGCCATAATAGCAGCAGCACAAGAAAAAAGAATTAATATAGTTGAGATTATTCCGGGTAAATATAATGAGGACTTAAGAAGGCGTATTTTAAGGTTTTTATTAAAACCTGAAGTTAAAAACCTTTACCAAAGAATAGAAAAAAATCTTAAAAATACAGACAGGATATATCTTCATTTCAGGCATAAAAATCCTAAGGCTTATCATTAA
- a CDS encoding DUF2892 domain-containing protein, with product MKKNIGSLDRLIRAMLAVIIGILLFKGILTSSIALILGILAVLLLITSAIGFCPLYKLIGISSCCCDECSIPEENKQ from the coding sequence ATGAAAAAGAATATAGGTTCGCTGGACAGATTGATAAGGGCCATGCTTGCTGTCATAATAGGGATTCTGTTATTCAAGGGAATTCTGACAAGCAGTATCGCTCTTATTCTAGGGATTCTTGCTGTTCTGCTTCTTATCACAAGTGCGATAGGATTCTGCCCATTGTATAAACTGATTGGGATATCTTCTTGTTGTTGTGATGAATGTTCTATTCCCGAAGAAAATAAACAATAG
- a CDS encoding phosphatidylglycerol lysyltransferase domain-containing protein, whose product MITEYPVFENLSYLHKDDLSNAINAFNLRASEFSLGFLYGYRESFEFKLTRINSNICVYGLIDKNPSFLAPIGNNLIPATIYECFKYIEQKHSKGCLYSIDPKAVPSLDKLGLTVRPDRSNYDYVYRVSDLAYLTGSNYQAKRNFVKGFINKYEFEYLKLTPELAEECKSFQKIWCEKKRCKDDFSLNAENSVVIELLDNFEKLNLFGCVIKVKGVIGAFNIAEKMNETTALVHVEKADNGFRGIYQAVNNLFCKNDLLGKFEFVNREQDIGDEGLRKAKLSYHPSGMVEKYIIEL is encoded by the coding sequence ATGATAACAGAGTACCCTGTTTTTGAAAACCTTTCTTATTTACATAAGGATGATTTGTCAAATGCCATAAATGCCTTTAACTTAAGGGCATCAGAGTTTTCACTAGGTTTTCTATATGGCTACAGAGAATCCTTTGAATTTAAATTGACAAGAATAAATTCAAACATCTGTGTTTACGGCCTAATAGATAAGAACCCGTCATTTCTTGCGCCTATCGGAAATAACCTTATACCTGCAACGATATATGAATGTTTTAAATATATTGAACAAAAACATTCTAAAGGCTGCCTTTATTCCATAGACCCAAAAGCAGTTCCCTCCCTTGACAAACTAGGTTTAACTGTCAGGCCCGATAGAAGCAATTATGATTATGTGTACCGAGTAAGCGACCTCGCATATCTTACAGGTTCAAATTACCAGGCAAAGAGAAATTTTGTTAAAGGGTTCATCAATAAATATGAGTTTGAATATTTAAAGTTGACCCCTGAACTTGCAGAGGAATGTAAGAGCTTTCAGAAAATATGGTGTGAAAAGAAACGCTGCAAAGATGATTTTTCGCTGAATGCAGAAAACAGCGTTGTAATAGAGCTTTTGGATAATTTTGAGAAGTTGAATTTGTTTGGCTGTGTTATAAAAGTTAAGGGAGTTATCGGGGCATTTAATATAGCTGAAAAAATGAATGAAACTACAGCCCTGGTCCATGTAGAAAAAGCTGATAACGGTTTTAGAGGGATATATCAGGCAGTGAACAACCTCTTCTGCAAAAATGATCTTTTAGGAAAATTTGAATTTGTGAACCGCGAACAGGACATAGGAGATGAAGGTTTAAGAAAAGCAAAATTGTCTTATCACCCGTCCGGTATGGTCGAAAAATATATTATAGAATTATAA
- a CDS encoding phospholipase D-like domain-containing protein, which translates to MKIKIIILLAFFLSCSGSLLAETKVFYSPNGGILKEVLKNVNESKHSIDLMIFHITYKRIANALIKAKEKGVSIRLIVDESQSLEENSMAVFLKNSGIKIKSLAGQKGGLMHNKVAIFDNKTVMTGSYNWTYSAEKFNYENAVFIDDPQVIQSYKKEFNKLWVEINIPKPHIKKIWR; encoded by the coding sequence ATGAAAATTAAAATCATTATTTTGCTGGCCTTTTTCTTAAGCTGTTCTGGGTCTTTGCTGGCCGAAACAAAAGTATTTTATTCACCGAACGGCGGTATATTGAAAGAAGTCCTTAAAAACGTAAATGAAAGCAAACACTCCATTGATCTAATGATATTTCATATAACTTACAAACGGATAGCGAACGCACTTATAAAAGCAAAAGAAAAAGGTGTTAGCATAAGGCTGATAGTAGACGAGTCTCAGAGCCTGGAAGAAAACTCAATGGCAGTTTTTTTAAAGAATAGCGGCATAAAAATAAAATCTCTTGCAGGCCAAAAGGGTGGCTTGATGCACAATAAAGTTGCTATATTCGACAATAAAACAGTTATGACCGGTTCATACAACTGGACTTACAGCGCTGAAAAGTTCAACTATGAAAATGCTGTTTTTATTGACGACCCTCAAGTTATACAGTCTTATAAAAAAGAATTCAATAAGCTCTGGGTCGAGATAAACATTCCAAAACCGCATATCAAGAAAATTTGGCGGTGA
- a CDS encoding phosphotransferase produces the protein MLLELHSHTSKHSSCSTIDPITIVKQTVLKGLQGIIITEHNYLWSDEELNELRKKAEISENFLILSAQEVQTDMGHILIYGADKSITDKISLSSLREQYPDAAVIWAHPFRNGFIPEKGKLFNPLLDAIEIFSSNQTHKENYLGLKLWHEYKFTATSGSDTHDNERIAILPSQFDHPVNNINDVVTELRAGRVRPFFKEIPRSGSHLIVTEVTFGTKGEDEERNRIIIKKISNTAKWEKEKLSVDINKAIYEKGFNSTSKYRVPQIIDISPKENLVIEEGQRGKNLFEVLLNTKSDAGLEYFKLTAKWLARLHNAKLKLTTKEDSAKREMKRFESYKNVFISTNSPFKKKALEAIEFVKIGENALFAGPDAGFVQCHGDFHPKNIIIGFDKTHDPSTLFVSVIDFNNSIVMPPEFDVGYFLAQFKAQFDNYPKIQEKYKDSTFLKAYQEESSAALKSGFKAQVELFKLRAQLSIASFYIKVGKGESFEMDELISKIKTT, from the coding sequence ATGCTTCTTGAATTGCATTCCCACACATCCAAGCATTCCTCATGTTCTACAATTGATCCTATAACTATTGTTAAACAAACAGTTTTAAAAGGCCTTCAGGGAATAATAATCACTGAACATAATTACCTTTGGAGTGATGAAGAGCTAAATGAATTAAGGAAAAAAGCAGAAATAAGCGAAAACTTTCTTATACTTTCCGCTCAGGAAGTTCAGACTGACATGGGACACATACTTATCTATGGCGCTGACAAGTCAATCACAGACAAAATATCGTTAAGTAGCTTAAGGGAGCAATACCCGGACGCGGCCGTTATATGGGCACATCCTTTCAGGAACGGTTTTATTCCGGAGAAAGGCAAGCTTTTCAATCCTTTATTAGATGCTATCGAGATTTTTTCGTCTAATCAGACCCATAAAGAAAACTATCTGGGCTTAAAACTGTGGCATGAATACAAATTTACAGCCACGAGCGGCTCAGATACTCATGACAATGAAAGAATAGCTATACTTCCTTCCCAGTTTGACCATCCGGTAAATAATATTAATGACGTAGTTACAGAACTAAGGGCAGGCAGGGTACGGCCTTTTTTCAAGGAGATACCCAGGTCGGGAAGCCATTTAATCGTTACTGAGGTTACTTTCGGTACAAAGGGTGAGGACGAAGAAAGAAACAGAATAATAATAAAAAAGATCTCAAATACTGCAAAATGGGAAAAGGAAAAACTCTCCGTAGATATAAACAAAGCTATTTATGAAAAAGGTTTTAACTCTACAAGCAAGTACAGGGTTCCGCAGATCATAGATATCAGTCCGAAAGAAAACCTGGTAATAGAGGAAGGCCAGAGAGGCAAAAATTTATTCGAGGTTCTTCTTAACACTAAGAGCGATGCCGGGCTTGAATACTTTAAACTAACGGCAAAATGGCTTGCCAGGCTCCATAATGCAAAACTAAAACTTACTACAAAGGAAGACTCGGCAAAAAGGGAAATGAAAAGATTTGAATCTTATAAAAATGTGTTCATCAGTACAAACAGCCCGTTTAAAAAGAAAGCACTTGAGGCAATCGAGTTCGTTAAAATTGGAGAAAACGCCCTATTCGCAGGGCCGGATGCAGGTTTTGTGCAATGCCACGGCGATTTCCATCCAAAAAACATAATAATCGGTTTTGATAAAACCCATGACCCAAGCACTCTTTTTGTGTCGGTTATAGATTTCAATAACTCCATTGTAATGCCCCCTGAGTTTGACGTAGGGTATTTTCTTGCACAGTTCAAAGCTCAGTTTGACAATTACCCCAAAATCCAGGAGAAATACAAGGACAGCACCTTTTTAAAGGCTTACCAGGAAGAATCTTCAGCAGCTCTGAAAAGCGGTTTCAAGGCTCAAGTAGAATTATTTAAACTCAGGGCACAATTAAGTATAGCCTCGTTTTATATAAAGGTAGGAAAAGGTGAGAGCTTTGAAATGGATGAACTAATTTCTAAAATAAAAACAACTTAA
- a CDS encoding PEGA domain-containing protein codes for MKKTSSYIITNRFLPTVLIICTAFNFSYCSEGQPAPSPAAQPGGKVTVAVSDLNAKGVSAMEASVVSDFLRDSLTNTGVYNLVERSSMEQVLAEQKFQSSGCTTDECAVKMGKMLNVQRMILGSLSKLGDIYYVSVRIVDVEKGTIINAETVSANSLQEIQPACIQLADRITGRTTKSFVPPAAPTTAAPVSVVKEKGTLIIKSNPIGAELIIDGNSIGNTPAEIQLTAESHIIELKKGNMYWTDKVIIQANKIKNLNPFLQVLPTVIEITTEPKELKIYLNDKSYGYSPLKQEIAPGKYKVRIKKGGYKIYEDELTVLANKTNSFDIALDKIIKPPVRTRFGLGLHSGGASLRWLPGVLGFEAKADSGDNINITTGRLYINFNPRSSVIVYMGIEGGHIEGETTIQKFQGNLGGGFLGMEFMIKKHFSFNMDIGQYAIGLNNKEFKETKIEESYLVGNVGFNIYF; via the coding sequence ATGAAAAAAACCTCAAGCTACATCATAACAAATCGTTTTTTACCAACTGTTTTGATAATATGTACAGCGTTTAATTTTTCCTATTGTAGCGAAGGCCAGCCTGCACCGTCACCAGCTGCCCAGCCAGGCGGGAAAGTTACGGTAGCAGTTTCCGATCTTAACGCAAAAGGTGTTTCTGCTATGGAGGCATCGGTTGTTTCAGATTTTCTGCGTGATTCACTGACAAACACCGGTGTTTATAACCTGGTTGAGCGGAGCAGCATGGAGCAAGTCCTGGCCGAGCAGAAGTTCCAGAGCAGCGGCTGCACAACCGATGAATGCGCTGTTAAAATGGGAAAGATGCTTAATGTTCAAAGGATGATACTGGGAAGCTTATCGAAACTTGGAGATATCTATTATGTAAGCGTAAGGATAGTTGATGTTGAGAAAGGCACCATTATAAATGCCGAAACAGTCAGTGCAAATTCCCTGCAGGAGATACAGCCTGCTTGTATACAGTTAGCAGACAGGATTACTGGTAGAACAACGAAATCATTTGTGCCTCCAGCAGCGCCAACAACCGCAGCGCCTGTTTCGGTAGTAAAAGAAAAGGGCACGCTCATAATTAAGTCTAATCCTATAGGTGCAGAGCTGATTATAGATGGTAATTCCATAGGCAACACACCAGCTGAGATACAGCTTACGGCAGAGTCTCACATCATTGAGCTTAAAAAAGGCAATATGTATTGGACTGACAAGGTAATTATACAGGCCAATAAAATCAAAAATCTCAACCCTTTTTTACAGGTACTGCCAACGGTGATAGAAATAACTACAGAACCGAAAGAATTAAAGATCTATTTAAACGATAAATCATATGGCTACAGCCCGCTAAAACAAGAGATAGCACCCGGCAAATATAAAGTCAGGATAAAGAAGGGCGGGTATAAAATTTACGAAGATGAGCTGACTGTTTTAGCGAACAAAACAAACAGTTTTGACATAGCCCTTGATAAGATAATCAAGCCTCCGGTAAGAACGAGGTTTGGTTTAGGCCTTCACTCTGGTGGAGCGTCGTTAAGATGGCTGCCCGGAGTATTAGGTTTTGAAGCAAAAGCCGATTCAGGCGATAACATTAATATCACAACTGGCAGGTTGTACATAAACTTTAACCCGCGCTCAAGCGTTATCGTATATATGGGTATTGAAGGCGGCCATATTGAGGGCGAAACAACAATCCAGAAATTTCAGGGTAACCTGGGTGGCGGTTTCTTAGGCATGGAATTCATGATAAAAAAACATTTTTCGTTCAACATGGATATAGGACAGTATGCTATTGGGCTAAATAATAAAGAATTTAAGGAAACAAAGATAGAAGAATCCTACTTAGTGGGGAACGTAGGCTTTAATATTTATTTCTAA
- a CDS encoding fibronectin type III domain-containing protein: protein MKKLTLLTLTAVLLSTMSCFADFKFGLLEAVKDASKKLDAAYVKQGGPIPKAPSNLSGIAVSISQVNLTWSDNSDNEFGFKIKRASNGSPFSTIATIDKNVTSFSDTSVSPNTTYNYRIHAYNDTGESYEDSGANTSVTTRALTITKLGTFTSAGKTFYKVSCLSNYAYILMDSAMSIVNISNTANPTQVGILSSGLSSTPKNISVSGNYAYVADGASGLIVINCSNPAAPTIAGTYTTSNASSNQGFTAVQVSGNYAYIGDNLGFEILDVSNPSSPTLIKTLAANANTIHDIFISGDYAYLANGVDGIRIENISNPSSAYQVSQFSKYSTNPNDNIIVNTKNVYKNGNYLYVTDEVWGLIIIDVSNPANPQFAGKYTNLSGYSMYDMCAKNNIAYLPDYNYGLRMISVADPENPVEAGSYTATKNCRGLCLYGNYLCAANDINGLDIYEINVSSVPVSAPAAPGNLRLSTRTKTSITIAWQDNSDNETGFDIQRKTNSGGTYTWLDTTGENSTLYTDSSGLVQGTSYYYRIRAYNSVAATFSGEIGPVILSTDPLIGKYSTYGTVYDIFISSPYAFLAAGNHGLSVLDITDPANPVIAGNYTISSNANSVHVSGNYVYVAYGYYGIEAYDITTLPTTSMSTFGNYATYGNANGVTVSGNYAYLSDSSSSNDLSIFDISDPSSLNGSSPKTYSASGSAQAIAVSGNYAYLAFDSNQGFRILNISNHSANPVLVSQTTITGACKSISVSGNYLYIGGSFGLKIYDITNPASPILVKTYTTSACDKIYVYGNYIYLAETSNGIEILDISNPALPTLVKSFTPTGGTGSYVHSIYAKGKYVYCGLSGGDLNIFDFGIVPSTSSIVPDKPINFQVAKASYTFVNLAWTDVSSNETGYRLYKSTSANSYGVIIATLAANSSTYSNTGLMPNTSYYYRLYAYNSAGNSIATDTVIGFTKAVPIVEIGSYNPSENIYHVYVTSGYAYASTSESYSFQIINISTPTNPTIVGNYTSIPPSKSFVTDKKAYVCANNLTILDVSVSSSPVLKGSAGNMSWGVDIIGNKAYSAAAPNGLQIIDISVSTNPVLLGSFITSGSACNVDVVGNYAYLATYNYGLRIIDISNPASPSETGYYDLGYSHNAFAVKVLGNYAYIAYHGNGLRIVDISNPASPTEVGSAPVSYANDVYLNGNYAYVSNVYGTLHIINIADPKNPHEVARYQGPGTNMNSVFVLGNYIYIGDTQAGLRILKTNLP from the coding sequence ATGAAAAAACTAACACTCTTAACACTAACCGCTGTGCTGTTGTCAACAATGAGTTGTTTTGCTGACTTCAAGTTTGGCTTGCTTGAAGCAGTTAAAGACGCCAGCAAAAAACTTGACGCTGCTTATGTCAAGCAGGGCGGGCCTATACCTAAGGCACCGAGCAATTTAAGCGGTATTGCTGTATCTATCAGCCAGGTCAATCTAACCTGGAGCGATAATTCAGATAACGAGTTTGGTTTTAAGATAAAACGTGCAAGCAACGGCTCTCCCTTTTCTACGATTGCCACGATAGATAAAAATGTCACTTCATTCTCAGATACAAGCGTAAGCCCCAATACAACATATAATTATAGAATTCATGCTTATAATGACACAGGTGAATCCTATGAAGATTCAGGAGCAAATACAAGTGTTACAACAAGAGCCTTAACCATAACTAAACTGGGAACATTTACATCAGCGGGGAAGACATTTTATAAAGTTTCCTGTTTAAGTAATTATGCCTATATTTTAATGGACAGCGCTATGTCCATAGTAAATATTTCAAACACTGCCAATCCAACTCAAGTTGGGATATTATCATCCGGTTTGAGTTCAACACCCAAAAATATATCTGTAAGCGGTAATTATGCCTATGTGGCAGATGGCGCTTCCGGATTAATTGTAATTAACTGTTCAAATCCCGCTGCTCCTACGATAGCTGGAACTTATACCACTTCAAACGCATCAAGTAATCAAGGTTTTACGGCTGTCCAGGTTTCCGGAAATTATGCGTATATTGGCGATAACCTGGGCTTTGAGATACTGGATGTTTCTAACCCGTCTTCTCCTACCTTGATCAAGACATTGGCTGCAAACGCTAATACAATTCATGACATATTTATTTCCGGCGACTACGCGTATCTGGCAAATGGAGTTGATGGAATCAGGATTGAAAACATCAGTAACCCCTCTTCCGCATACCAGGTTTCACAATTCAGCAAATATTCGACAAATCCAAATGATAATATTATTGTTAACACAAAAAATGTATATAAAAACGGAAACTATTTATATGTAACTGATGAAGTTTGGGGCCTGATAATAATAGATGTGTCAAATCCGGCGAACCCGCAGTTTGCGGGAAAATATACGAATTTAAGCGGTTATAGCATGTATGATATGTGTGCAAAAAACAATATAGCCTATCTGCCTGATTATAATTATGGACTAAGGATGATATCTGTGGCCGACCCTGAAAATCCTGTCGAAGCAGGCAGTTATACAGCTACCAAAAATTGCCGCGGCCTCTGCCTTTATGGAAACTATCTATGCGCTGCAAATGACATTAACGGGCTGGATATTTATGAAATCAATGTTTCATCCGTTCCAGTATCTGCTCCGGCAGCCCCAGGCAACCTCCGGCTGTCAACCAGGACAAAAACCTCAATAACGATTGCCTGGCAGGACAATTCTGATAATGAAACAGGGTTTGATATCCAGAGAAAAACAAATTCCGGCGGCACATATACTTGGCTTGATACTACGGGAGAAAACTCAACTTTATATACCGATTCATCCGGCCTGGTTCAAGGAACGTCTTATTATTACCGTATCAGAGCTTATAATTCCGTAGCTGCAACTTTTTCAGGTGAAATCGGGCCTGTAATTTTATCCACAGACCCACTTATTGGAAAATACTCTACATACGGAACAGTTTATGATATTTTTATATCAAGCCCGTATGCCTTCTTAGCTGCCGGGAACCATGGCCTTTCTGTTTTAGATATTACTGACCCTGCAAATCCGGTAATAGCAGGAAACTATACTATAAGTTCCAACGCAAATAGTGTACATGTGTCCGGTAACTACGTTTATGTAGCTTACGGATATTACGGGATAGAAGCTTATGACATAACTACTCTGCCAACTACTTCTATGTCCACGTTTGGGAACTATGCCACTTACGGCAATGCCAACGGTGTTACTGTAAGCGGAAATTATGCTTATCTTTCAGACAGCAGCTCTTCAAATGACCTGTCAATTTTTGATATATCCGACCCTTCCAGCCTGAATGGATCTTCACCTAAAACGTATAGCGCAAGCGGGAGCGCCCAGGCTATCGCCGTTTCCGGTAACTATGCATATCTTGCCTTTGATTCTAACCAGGGATTTCGAATACTTAATATCAGCAATCACTCAGCAAACCCGGTTTTAGTATCTCAGACAACAATTACCGGGGCATGCAAGAGTATTAGTGTAAGCGGTAATTACCTGTATATTGGCGGCTCATTTGGCTTGAAGATCTATGATATAACAAACCCGGCATCACCCATATTAGTTAAAACATATACAACTTCCGCCTGTGATAAAATTTATGTCTATGGAAACTACATATATCTGGCAGAAACCTCCAACGGTATTGAGATACTTGACATTTCAAACCCGGCATTGCCAACATTGGTTAAAAGCTTTACACCCACAGGAGGCACTGGCTCTTATGTACACAGTATTTACGCAAAAGGCAAATATGTATATTGCGGCCTGAGCGGCGGCGATTTGAATATTTTTGATTTTGGCATTGTGCCGTCTACAAGTTCTATAGTGCCGGATAAACCTATAAATTTCCAGGTTGCAAAGGCTTCATATACTTTTGTCAACTTGGCCTGGACAGATGTTTCCAGCAATGAAACTGGATATAGATTATACAAGTCAACATCGGCCAATTCATACGGAGTTATAATCGCAACTCTTGCTGCTAACAGTTCCACTTACTCCAACACCGGCCTAATGCCTAATACTTCATATTATTACAGGTTATATGCCTATAACTCTGCGGGTAATTCTATTGCTACTGATACTGTTATTGGTTTTACAAAAGCGGTTCCTATAGTTGAAATCGGCAGTTATAACCCCTCAGAAAATATTTATCATGTATATGTTACTTCCGGTTATGCTTATGCTTCAACATCCGAGAGCTATAGTTTTCAAATCATTAATATATCTACTCCAACAAACCCTACCATAGTTGGAAATTATACCTCCATACCTCCTTCGAAATCATTTGTTACAGATAAAAAAGCGTACGTTTGCGCAAACAATTTAACTATTCTCGACGTTTCTGTTTCATCTTCACCTGTGTTAAAAGGTTCGGCCGGGAATATGTCGTGGGGCGTTGATATAATAGGGAATAAGGCATATTCAGCTGCTGCTCCAAATGGGCTTCAAATAATAGATATTTCAGTTTCAACAAATCCTGTATTACTTGGATCCTTTATTACATCAGGTTCAGCTTGCAACGTTGATGTTGTTGGCAATTATGCATATCTTGCGACATATAATTATGGATTAAGAATAATAGATATTTCAAATCCAGCGTCACCATCTGAAACCGGTTATTATGACCTCGGATATAGCCATAATGCATTTGCTGTCAAGGTTTTAGGAAATTATGCATATATAGCTTATCATGGTAACGGATTAAGAATAGTTGACATATCAAATCCTGCAAGTCCAACTGAAGTTGGTTCAGCTCCAGTGAGTTATGCCAATGATGTTTATCTTAATGGAAATTATGCCTATGTGTCTAATGTATATGGCACATTACATATAATAAACATTGCTGATCCAAAGAATCCACACGAAGTGGCCAGATATCAAGGGCCCGGTACCAATATGAATAGCGTGTTTGTTTTGGGTAACTATATTTATATCGGGGATACGCAGGCCGGCCTTAGGATTCTAAAAACAAATCTTCCATAA